From a single Eremothecium sinecaudum strain ATCC 58844 chromosome III, complete sequence genomic region:
- a CDS encoding GATA-type transcription factor (Syntenic homolog of Ashbya gossypii AAR174W; Syntenic homolog of Ashbya gossypii NOHBY117; No homolog in Saccharomyces cerevisiae; Syntenic homolog of Kluyveromyces lactis KLLA0F09757g), translating to MQNLILTLPIMKGASSSNICSIDNLVGKAETQGGTPGPHATPILPPVKGLLFNNKQLPPLASFSYQSLQQQGLKNEQSMSQSSQIQQLSQVQQSHAAALILAQSAMTSNPFEHLSQLLSHIESSSSGAKSITGHEVADKIIRDNGDYSLQLKEIFGSLRDIHLSLLNWPMVQYSQDIPVGEIMRELVSFIEYRDLEKLEFLMDKFKRQLDLVKYWKYKLGHLYVEKVGNGVWSSPGDKNRSEGLETNNGPTPALDTSASRLTSPTPSVSLGAGIISGVSGGSTAASSRSVSYSVPTEERVGHIPEHAGEYQNNFFQDMIVPSWFIVIRDPKSMNCLQCGSRDTSEWRSGPLGRKSMCNACGIWYMKLKQRFGEEDAAVIMEYRRLTNRHDDRRVPKKFEVPLPEVEKVKRAIRARVVAYLNEVEIPVKTRRRALLHKGKVGGTQQTKATGMKTPQ from the coding sequence ATGCAAAATCTGATATTAACTCTTCCCATCATGAAGGGTGCCTCGTCCAGTAATATTTGTTCGATTGATAATTTAGTCGGCAAGGCAGAGACTCAAGGTGGCACCCCAGGGCCCCATGCGACGCCCATTCTTCCACCAGTTAAGGGTTTGCTATTTAATAATAAGCAGCTCCCACCGCTTGCATCTTTTAGCTATCAAAGTTTACAGCAGCAAGGGCTGAAAAATGAGCAAAGTATGTCTCAGTCATCGCAAATTCAGCAATTATCGCAAGTACAGCAGTCACATGCTGCCGCGCTTATACTGGCTCAATCTGCAATGACGTCTAACCCTTTTGAGCATCTATCGCAGCTGTTATCGCATATAGAGTCTTCTTCATCTGGCGCCAAGTCTATTACTGGGCACGAAGTCGCGGACAAGATTATTCGAGACAATGGTGATTACTCGCTACAATTAAAAGAAATTTTTGGCTCACTAAGAGATATTCATCTGTCGCTACTAAACTGGCCCATGGTCCAGTATTCTCAGGATATTCCTGTCGGAGAGATAATGAGAGAGCTAGTTTCATTTATAGAGTACAGAGATTTGGAGAAATTGGAATTTTTGATGGATAAATTCAAACGACAGCTAGACTTAGTCAAGTACTGGAAATACAAGCTAGGACATCTCTACGTCGAGAAGGTAGGTAATGGTGTTTGGTCAAGCCCTGGTGATAAAAATCGCTCTGAGGGTCTTGAAACAAATAATGGCCCAACTCCCGCATTAGATACTTCTGCATCGAGGTTGACCAGTCCAACACCAAGCGTAAGTCTTGGCGCGGGGATTATTTCCGGGGTAAGCGGCGGGTCTACCGCAGCAAGTTCGCGATCGGTTTCGTACTCGGTTCCTACCGAAGAACGGGTCGGACATATCCCAGAACATGCCGGAGAATATCAAAATAACTTTTTCCAGGATATGATAGTACCTAGTTGGTTTATTGTAATCAGAGATCCAAAGTCTATGAATTGTTTGCAATGTGGCAGCCGCGATACCAGCGAGTGGCGCTCAGGCCCGTTGGGTAGAAAATCCATGTGTAATGCCTGTGGCATATGGTATATGAAACTAAAACAGAGATTTGGGGAGGAAGATGCTGCTGTCATCATGGAATATCGTAGATTAACTAACAGACATGACGACAGAAGGGTACCTAAAAAATTCGAGGTACCATTACCGGAGGTGGAAAAGGTGAAACGCGCTATTAGGGCGAGGGTAGTGGCGTATCTAAATGAGGTCGAAATTCCAGTTAAGACGCGCAGGCGCGCATTGTTGCACAAGGGGAAAGTAGGAGGTACACAACAAACAAAAGCGACGGGTATGAAAACTCCACAGTAA
- the ROT2 gene encoding glucan 1,3-alpha-glucosidase ROT2 (Syntenic homolog of Ashbya gossypii AAR173C; Syntenic homolog of Saccharomyces cerevisiae YBR229C (ROT2)) yields the protein MWWKNCLGLLVLLQQVTFTVGVDTVGFDYKQLATCETSGTCNRNKIYAKNIENSKANYYSIDANSINYEAGSHTLTANVLKRLSRNEDKFISLPFTLDILENSAVRFTIDENRQDAVVPDLLTKNRTRAASEWAFNNVEPAPKGKEKVEISKPSIWNKNDVVKVHDDEADIRIELSLSKFLIKVYYKNQLQITVNERSYLNFEHWKPGPDHTRDLLPDEIAINATSLFQTAAKDTMPFGPESVALDFTFHKYQNVYGIPEHLDTLRLKDTSAGEPYRLFNVDGHAEHPDAVKPTYGAIPFMISSRPGSALGLFWSNAADTWVDVKYDNKDTKTHWMSEAGVLDVVMIVADTPLKVTESFTELTGKPALPQLSSLGYHQCRYSYYDEEDVMNVITKMDEHEMPLDFMWLDLDYTDGRKFFTWKSDAYPDPQRMLRTLDAMGRNLVVIIDPQFKLGYEVSDDLIKNSSALIMHDGSVFSGDGWPGKSIWIDPLSPHFPAVWTGLFKDFIKDSKNLFVWNDMDEPSIFSGPETTSPKDCIQFGGFESRAVHNLYGIALHEATCKALVDVYAAEDKRQFILSRSFFAGSQRTAGTWTGDTYASWEHLQLTIPMLLVSNIVGMPLIGADVGGFFGNPTPELLTRWYQAGMWYPFFRAHADIDTVRREPYLLDEPYRTVVRDVLRLRYSLLPTLYTAFHEASITGAPVLAPVFYEHPELDEVYDIDDQFFVGQQGLMVKPIVEPEISTTNVYFPPGLFYDYWTMAPIYSKKGEYKTLPVSIDTFPLFIESGKIITRRDRHRRAIKLMKHDPFTLVLAPSEQGTANGSLYLDDGETFGYKAGKFLKVDFQLDSTSITGKVSNFNEEFAGLKVENVIIANEKHLDLQDSVTIVQGNTNWTSTVTRTEYYYTIKNPAVVLGSDWKIVF from the coding sequence ATGTGGTGGAAAAACTGTTTAGGTTTATTAGTCTTGCTACAGCAAGTGACATTCACTGTTGGTGTTGACACTGTTGGCTTTGACTACAAGCAATTGGCTACCTGTGAAACATCTGGAACATGTAACAGAAATAAGATTTACGCTAAAAATATTGAGAACTCTAAGGCTAATTACTACTCAATTGATGCTAACTCCATAAACTACGAGGCAGGTTCGCACACTTTGACTGCCAATGTTTTGAAACGTCTATCTCGCAACGAAGACAAATTTATTAGTTTGCCATTCACGCTTGATATCTTGGAAAACTCCGCTGTGCGCTTTACGATTGATGAAAATAGACAAGACGCTGTTGTCCCAGACTTGTTGACAAAGAACAGAACTCGCGCTGCTTCTGAATGGGCATTCAACAACGTTGAGCCAGCTCCAAAGGGCAAGGAAAAGGTTGAAATCTCCAAGCCTTCTATCTGGAACAAGAACGATGTGGTTAAAGTCCACGACGATGAAGCTGACATTCGCATTGAGTTATCATTGTCTAAGTTCCTGATCAAGGTTTACTACAAGAACCAACTACAAATTACCGTGAACGAACGTTCCTACTTGAACTTCGAACACTGGAAGCCAGGTCCAGACCACACCAGAGACTTGCTACCAGATGAGATCGCTATTAATGCTACAAGCTTATTCCAAACTGCTGCCAAGGATACCATGCCATTTGGTCCTGAATCTGTTGCTCTTGACTTCACTTTCCACAAGTACCAAAATGTTTACGGTATTCCAGAACATCTGGACACTCTAAGATTGAAGGACACAAGTGCAGGAGAACCATACCGTCTATTCAATGTCGATGGTCATGCTGAACATCCTGATGCCGTTAAGCCAACTTATGGTGCTATTCCATTTATGATTTCAAGCAGACCAGGCTCTGCTCTTGGTTTGTTCTGGTCTAATGCCGCTGACACCTGGGTTGATGTGAAATACGACAACAAAGACACTAAAACTCACTGGATGTCAGAGGCTGGTGTTCTCGACGTTGTTATGATCGTTGCTGACACCCCATTGAAGGTCACTGAATCATTCACTGAACTAACTGGTAAGCCTGCATTGCCACAACTTTCAAGTTTAGGTTACCACCAATGTCGTTACAGTTACtacgatgaagaagatgtCATGAACGTTATCACTAAGATGGATGAACACGAAATGCCATTGGACTTCATGTGGTTGGACTTGGACTACACTGATGGAAGAAAGTTCTTTACTTGGAAATCTGATGCTTACCCAGACCCTCAACGTATGTTGCGTACCTTAGATGCTATGGGACGTAACTTGGTTGTAATTATCGACCCTCAATTCAAGCTTGGTTATGAAGTCAGTGATGACCTCATTAAGAACAGTTCCGCATTGATCATGCATGATGGTTCCGTCTTTAGCGGTGATGGTTGGCCAGGTAAGTCCATCTGGATTGATCCATTAAGTCCTCACTTCCCAGCTGTCTGGACTGGCTTGTTCAAAGATTTTATTAAGGATTCTAAGAACTTGTTTGTCTGGAACGATATGGATGAGCCATCTATTTTCAGCGGTCCAGAAACTACTTCTCCAAAGGACTGTATTCAGTTCGGTGGTTTTGAATCAAGAGCTGTCCACAACTTGTACGGTATTGCCCTCCATGAAGCCACTTGCAAAGCTTTGGTAGATGTTTACGCTGCTGAAGACAAGAGACAATTTATTTTATCAAGATCCTTCTTTGCTGGTTCTCAAAGAACTGCAGGGACCTGGACTGGTGACACCTATGCATCATGGGAGCACTTGCAATTGACTATTCCAATGCTTCTAGTCAGCAACATTGTTGGTATGCCATTAATTGGTGCTGATGTTGGTGGTTTCTTCGGTAACCCAACACCAGAATTGTTAACTCGTTGGTACCAAGCCGGTATGTGGTATCCTTTCTTTAGGGCGCATGCTGACATTGACACTGTGAGAAGAGAACCATACTTGCTCGATGAACCTTACAGAACTGTCGTTAGAGACGTTCTCAGACTCAGATACTCTTTGTTGCCAACTCTTTACACAGCATTCCATGAAGCTTCTATCACTGGTGCTCCAGTTCTAGCTCCAGTATTCTACGAACACCCAGAATTGGATGAAGTCTACGACATTGATGACCAATTCTTCGTCGGCCAACAAGGTCTAATGGTTAAACCAATTGTTGAACCAGAAATCTCAACTACCAACGTATACTTCCCACCAGGTCTATTCTACGACTACTGGACCATGGCTCCAATTTACTCTAAGAAGGGTGAATATAAGACTCTACCAGTTTCTATTGACACTTTCCCACTATTCATTGAAAGTGGTAAGATCATTACAAGAAGAGACCGTCACAGAAGAGCTATCAAGTTGATGAAACATGATCCATTCACATTGGTCTTGGCTCCATCTGAACAAGGTACCGCTAACGGTTCATTGTACCTCGATGATGGTGAAACTTTCGGTTACAAGGCTGGTAAGTTCTTGAAGGTTGACTTCCAATTAGACTCAACCTCAATTACCGGTAAGGTTTCTAActtcaacgaggaattTGCCGGCTTAAAGGTGGAGAACGTTATTATCGCAAACGAAAAGCACTTAGATCTACAAGATTCGGTTACCATTGTACAAGGTAACACCAACTGGACTTCCACAGTTACAAGAACCGAATACTACTACACCATTAAAAACCCAGCTGTTGTCTTGGGCTCTGACTGGAAGATTGTTTTCTAA
- the SLX1 gene encoding endonuclease (Syntenic homolog of Ashbya gossypii AAR172W; Syntenic homolog of Saccharomyces cerevisiae YBR228W (SLX1)), producing the protein MSEEFERFNLPEFYGCYLLRSIPKRLSYYIGSTPSPVRRLRQHNGLLTKGGAYRTRREGTRPWEMVILVYSFPSKIAALQFEHAWQHPHQTRFISSDKRVVKNKKGGRSIHQKLAVLKLLLSHRFFKVMNLKVQIFSQEIRELWVQDRYKVDDPTINCILDEGALSQPDSTEDQSIINHAVSNLKLVEGFAEDVKKKDEALFANYKQRLSYGEITCSLCGTKVNYIEGVNLRLLAFCFNDLCEFASCLDCLYKCIIEEISLTDDKPLIPTRTQCPSCNIELEWSTVVRHSIKSAQVGKNCEDGIVD; encoded by the coding sequence ATGTCTGAGGAATTTGAACGGTTTAATTTACCTGAATTTTACGGCTGCTATCTTCTACGATCGATACCTAAAAGGCTCTCATACTATATTGGCTCTACGCCAAGCCCAGTAAGAAGGCTGCGACAGCATAATGGTCTGCTAACTAAAGGCGGTGCTTATAGAACTAGGAGGGAAGGTACTAGACCCTGGGAAATGGTTATACTAGTATACAGTTTTCCTAGCAAAATCGCTGCACTTCAATTTGAACATGCCTGGCAACATCCGCATCAGACGCGGTTCATCTCATCAGATAAGAGAGTTGTAAAGAATAAGAAAGGGGGGAGAAGCATACATCAAAAGTTAGCTGTATTGAAGTTGCTCTTGAGCCATCGATTTTTTAAGGTGATGAACTTGAAGGTTCAAATATTTAGCCAAGAGATTCGCGAGCTTTGGGTTCAGGATAGGTACAAGGTAGATGATCCAACTATAAACTGTATTTTAGATGAGGGGGCTTTGTCCCAACCTGATAGTACGGAAGACCAAAGCATCATCAATCATGCTGTGAGTAATTTGAAGCTAGTTGAGGGATTTGCTGAAGATGTTAAGAAAAAAGATGAAGCATTATTTGCAAATTATAAGCAAAGACTTAGTTATGGTGAAATAACGTGTAGTCTATGCGGTACGAAAGTCAATTACATTGAAGGAGTTAATTTAAGGCTTCTTGCATTCTGCTTTAATGATTTATGTGAGTTTGCGTCATGTTTAGATTGCTTATACAAATGCATTATAGAAGAAATATCTCTAACTGATGACAAACCGTTGATACCCACCAGGACACAGTGTCCATCCTGTAACATCGAGCTTGAATGGTCTACAGTGGTCAGGCATTCTATAAAGTCAGCGCAAGTTGGCAAAAACTGCGAAGACGGTATAGTAGACTAA